The DNA sequence ACAATTTGATTTTGAACCTTGGTTGGCTGCCCCTGCTTAGTTTTCCGCCAGAGAAATCCAAGGGCATCAGACGAATCATTTGGATCCCTTCTGAGTTTGATATACCGCTTTGAACGTCCCTGGGTACTCAGTCGAGCTGGCTGCCCACCTTCAACCCCTCCCGTCTCAGGAAAGTAACGAGATGCCCCTTCCATGTCAGTGGCTCCTAACAACCGAAGGATGTTGGTCAAGCCAGTTAAGAAAATTTTGGCTTCAGCCTCGTCTATTTCAAATTTTTGTGCAGTATCCGCCACTAGGGTTGGATCATCGTCCCAGTCGATATAGCAGGCCAGTAATCCTAGAGCTTCTATAGAGAAGCGCTTCGCTGAAGGTAAACCAAACTCACGTAGCATTAGCTCCTTAGCTCTTTTTCGTGCCTGCTCTTTACAGTTTTTTGGATTTTTTCGGTCATGAGTTACCTCGTCAATAGGATCTCTCACAACATAGCTACGATGGTGAAATTCTGATTCACGGTCAGGATGGGGAATCGAGACCTCTAAGAAACGATGAATAATTTCTTCCTGAACTTGAGTGACTGAGGCACTGCCATCTTGCTGAACTTCGTCAAAAGCCCGCCAAACCATCTGCCGATAAAGGGCTTCAGTGTGAGTCCGTTGAAAGTCTGAGGCAAAAAACGAGGCATCCTGCCGACCATCTGAGAAGGTTAAGATCTTGCGCTGACTGAAGGTGCCATTAGCTTCTCCAGGTTCTGGCAACAGCTCAAATAGACTGTCGAGCATTACCTCCAGCGGAGCATCAGTATAAGAAACAAACCGTCCAATCGCAGACATTTGCGATCGCCCCGCACTACAAGCTGGGCATTTAGTTAAGTAACCGCCTTCTAAATTCTTAGCTTTGGGTGGTATGTGCCAGTGCAGTCTATATGCGTTTTCAGGCGGGGGCGATGCCTCTGGAGTACTATTTTTAGCACTACCAAGCCACCCATCAGTGTGATTACCCTGAATTGAAAAGGTTCCGATCAGAGCATTTTCAGAATTCTCGCCGTCTTCTGCGACTTCGTCACCCTCGTCATCAGTGATGCTGTCTAGGGCTCCTGAGGTTAAAACATAAATGCGATCGCTATTTTCAGCTGCCTCTAACGCACGGGGAACTGGCAGCAGTTCTTTTTGGTGACCGTGAAAGGCCAACGCATAACCTTGCCCGCATTTACGACAACTGGAGAGTTCCAGCACGGGGGCATGGCACGCATCACACTCAGTCTTGCTGCTGAGAAACAACTTGCCATAGCGGCGAGGGCGATCCCTAAACCGTTCATCGATTACCGCACCAAGACAATCGGGATTAATACAAGCGTGCAACCCTTCTACACTGCGAAACAGCAGGTGAAGTCTCACCGGCAAGAGCGGTAAATCCTCTGGATCCAAACGGGCCAGAGTACCCAATTGCACAAGGTGGGCCAGAGCCTGTTCTACCCTAGTTTCTTCTTGGGTATCTAGACTGCCATCCAAATGAGTGGGAATCAACCAAAGGTGGGGGGATCGGGCTAGCCAGTTCCAGGGCTTTGGTCCCTGGCTGAGTAAATTAACTAAGCGGTGGACTACTGGATGACCTTTCAGGGCAAACCAAAGGAACTGATGGGCATCACCTTCAGCGTCCTGCTCAGCCTGTTGCAAGACATCGTAGGGCACCAAGTAGCTCAGACAGTCTTTCCAGGTTTCTAGGGAATCCTCAAGGGCCGGTAACTCCAGATCGCATAGGAGTTCGTACAGATCTTCTTCGGCGAGCCCTTCTGGCAAGATGTAGGCATCTCCTAGCCGTTCTGCAACGGTCACCCGGTCTCCCCAAATCACTTGCTCAAAAGGCTCGCCAAATAGTTCTTCGGCAAAGTCCGTGATGTGGTCAAAGGCTGCTGCGTCATTGCGATCGCCTAAGGTGGCACTGGTAGCGATGCAGCGAATTTGCCCCTTTGCCTTCAATCCTATAGCGGCTTTGAATCGTTTGAGCAGCATAGAAACTTCAGTACCCGTGGATCCGCTATAGGTGTGAGCTTCGTCAACCACCAGCATTTTGAAATTGGGCGATCGCTCAAAAATTTGCTCGCGCTCCACCGGGCGAATCAGCATGTGCTCCAACATGGAATAGTTGGTCACAAGAATCTGGGGCGGGTTTTCCCAAATTTCCCTGCGGGAGATAGCTTGAACACGCTGAACTCGTTCCACTACAGCTGTAATCAGGTCGTCTACACGACGGCGCTTCATCGCCTCTCGTTGGTTCTCTGGCAGTAGTTTCAGCAGTTCTTCCTTCTCAGTGGCCTGCAACTCTTCCTTCAGGGCAGACAATGCCTGGGCTGGCTCAGTTTGTGTGCGGCTGGTGTAGAACCCAAATCGAATCAGTTCCTGATCATCGCTTTGTTGAGAAAGCAGCTGCCGCAGGCGTTTCACCTGGTCGTTAACCAGTGCATTCATGGGGTACAAAATGAGAGCCTGCACCCCTGGGGCATGTTCTTTTAGCAGGCAATCCAACATAGGAATCAGAAAACACTCTGTTTTTCCGGAACCTGTGCCGGTAGCGACAACAATGTTTTGCTGTTTTCCTACTACCTTCTCAATGGCGTGCTCCTGGTGCTGATAGAGGGAGCGAGTAGGGTTAAAAAGTTTGATCAGTTCGGGATGCAGTAACCCATCGTCTACCAGGTTCTGGATGGAACAGGTAGACCTGTAAGGCTGTGCCCCTTCAAGGTAAGGCTGCTGATAGATATTGCCAGGTGCTTCCAGCAGTTTCCTAAACCCAAGACGAAGATGGGGATCGCGTAAGGGGTAAGCGGTCAGCAGGTAGCGAATTAGATCCTCGCGGGGTTGCCGCGCCGCATCCACTGGGTTCAGATACATGACTTCACTTCCTTTTGACTAAACTAGAACACAGCCCAACCGCTCTAGGGCAGCTTTTACCCTGGGTTGGTTTTGAGGCTCAATTAAACGAATGCGATTGTGATCAGACTCAGCTTTAGACAAGCGCCAAATCAGTTGGGCGTAGGCCTTTGGCAAGTAGGTATCGCGCAAATCCAAACGTCCAGGTTTTGCATCTAGAGCAATCTGAAGGGGCTGATTAACCTGCTGATCGAGTTTGAACATAACCAAGTAAGCAGCGTTTGGAGCAAGCTCGAAAAACTGTCCGTCTTGTAGCCACAAAAACTCCCCTTCAGGAGTTCGTAGCAGGTACAGCGACGAAATGCTGGCCAAGTGCTCGAATCCCACAATCGGTTTCCAGCGATCGCGTTGAGTGCCACCGATAGGTTGATAGCCAACAATGGAGTCAAACCCTTGGTAAGTGAAAAATGGATTCTCAAGACGTTCCTGCCCTCTTAAACTCCAAGCTGCGGGTATCTCTGGCAGAGGAAGTTGACTAATCGATTGCTCGATAGTCAGACAATTGATGCCTGCTTTAAGAAGGTGCTCTTGAATCCAAGGAAAGCTTTGTTTCTGGGGCCTCAGTAGGGTTCGAGATACAGGCTGTCCGGTATTGAGCATTTGATGGGCCAATCTTAAGTAAGCGCGATCACCCGTAAACTTCAGGCCAACTAAATTTTCTGGGCTCTCGACCATAACAGTAGGCCGAGCCATACAGGCCCGTTTACCAATGCCAAGCAGAACTTCTCCCTGAGCTTCTAGATTATGCAACTCAGCATCAATTTTGGCTGGGGTTAGGCTAGGTTCACTGAAAGATGGTGGCGCACTATGTTTTAGAAGTCCCATTAGCTGGAATCGTGTCAATGTCTGTGGTAGATGAGGTCTACCAGGAGCTCGATGATGGCTTAAAACCTGGATAATCTGCTTATTTAGCATGAGTAGTAATTAGCGATTTATAAGATTAATTTTTCGGTAGAGTCTTTTTTCGACTGATGAGCACATTTCCTTAAAAACTGGCTCATATTTCTGGTCACTAAGCCGGACAATCACAAATTCTGAAAGAGCCTTATCATAGGAGATAGAGACTACTCTAGCTAATCCCTCTGCCTGAATCTGTGAAGTCAGCAATTGCTGCAACTGCTTTGCCTTGCTCCTGCCTATCTCGATCCAGTAAACCGATGCCTTAACAGGTGGAACATCTATGGGAGCTGAGGAAGATTTCGATGCAGGTAAATTTTCAGGTTGGTCGAGAGACCAAAGTTCCTTATTAAGGTTAAAAGACAATAACTGGTAGCTCTTTCCCTCGCGGAGCCATGTAAGAGAGTAACGATCCGCCTCTGCCAGCACATCCCTGAATGAAGCTAGATTAATTACCACGTTACCCAATCCATCGACCTTTCTTAAGATACTGACTTTATCTTCTCCATTGGTCATCTCAAAATCTAATTCTTCTAAAGGCCAAAGACCTTTGATAGTTAATTCTTCAAGCCAAAAATCCTGACTTTCTAGACAATCAGCTGGAAATTTTTGGATTGTATTTTTCCGACGATCAAGGATATTGACGTCTTGAACAGAAGGTAAGTGGCTAAGCTGACAATCTTCTTGGATCTGAAAAGTTTCTGACCACTGTGTATTGCTACTCCATAACCGAATATTGTAAGTTCCGGAGGTTTGAATCCACTGGCGCAAATCTATCTCCTGCCAACTTGTACTAGCTGCGATAGTGATTTGTTCATTAGGTTGGGTAATAGCCTCACGTTGCTGTAAATCTTCAATTAGTATGTTTAGGGTTTTAGCAAGAACCCCTGGAGGATGCCAAAGGGTAGGTGTACCGAGGAAGCTGACGTAATGACTTTTTAGGTAAATTCCTTGCAGTTTTGGCTGTAGATAGCTATTTTTTTGCCAATATATTTTTTGGGTGACAGCTCCCCGCCGCAAGGTAATCTCTGCACTATTTCCCGTTCGCTGGATAAGATGACCGCGCCAACCTTGGAGACTACAAGGTATAAAACTGTCAATCAGCTCTATATTTCCTCCGTATTCTCTTTCTACATTGTTAGGTGTGAATAGGATGATCTCGGAAGAAATTTGGAGTTGTTCGGGCGATCGCCATTCCCCCGTATCAGCATCAAAAATCAAACAAAGCTGCTCTGGTTGAATGCCAGGATGATGCCATTCGAGCAAGACCGTATCATTGTGAGACCGTAACTGCCAAGCCCATTGCTCAGCAGATTCAGTAAGGGTCTGCCATAGTCCAGGGATTTTAACAACCCCAGATCCTAGGTCGATTGACCCTTCCCAGCTTCCCTCAAGGATCGTGCAGTATTCTGCCTGTAATTGTTTCCATCCCTTCCGATGAATTTCTTGCTCTGGCAGCACTAGCTGAATATCAAAAGAGTCAGTGATATCCAGCACAAGAGATAATGGTTTTCTACGCTGACTAATGATAGATGAACCGACGATTTTCTTTCTTCGCGGGGTTAAAACGTTAATCAGACTATCCCAGCTGCGAAGGAAAAATGTATTAGGCAGCGAATAGTTTTGAAGAATTCGAGTTCGCTGGAGTTCATCCCGTAGAATTTTGGGGGATTCGCCTCTCCGCTCAAGTTCGTGGGCAACAGCAGCTAAGCCCTGTAGTAAGGTGCCAGAGATGGGGTCGGCTTCTTCTTCATTGTCTTCAGGGCAGCTGCTTCTCAAAAACGTGAGCAGCCGACCTCGATTGGGAAACCTATGCTGGCATATATCGCAAAGTAGTTGAGCTAAGTCAACAGGGTCTGCGTGGGCTATATCCCACCAGTCATAATCCAATGCCTGAATTAGGTCTGCGAAATGTCCTAAATTTTGACAAGGAATACCGCTTTGCAGCCACAGGCTAGATACGTAACGATTAGCTTTGCTAGATTTGACGAGACCTAGCTCCTTAATTCCTTGCCAAACAACTTGTTGTAGAGCATGGGTGGTTCCTTGGCCATAATGAATATTTAACCGAGCGCAAAGTCCCTGCCAATAACCGTGGTTCCCATCATCGTAGTAAGCATACTCTGAGAGAGCAAAGGTCAAAAGTTTTATCCAGTTCGTCTCATACTCACCGAAATAGCGGCGGAGTTGAGTTGATGTTACAGACTCTAATCTGCCGAGATTTTCTCCAACGATGTCTAAAATCTCTTCTGTAGATTCTCTCTCAATTCCAACACTGCCAAGAAAACGTTGCCCTGACGGCAAACGTTGGTGACCCCAATGGTTTTGAATTCTCTCCCAAAAGCGATTGGCAATGGCCCTATTCGAGAGATTGATGAAAGGTCTTCCTGTGTCAGAGGTAGCAAGAGTCATAGTGGCACTCAAAAAATGCTGACCGACGACTCTATAGCAAAAAGCCAAGGAACCATCAGTTGCTTCATCTTATTGAAGGGTGCCCGACAGCTCCAAAGAAATCTCGAGACTATGATTTCACATAGAAAATACCTCAAAGTTCTATTAATCAAGGCTTTCTGAAGCCTTAGTCAGCTCTCCGGTCAATACTTTCTTTTTATCAGCCAAGTTCGGAGTACAACTTTACTTGTTGTTGAACAGCCTGCTGGTGCTGTTCAACCAGGTATTCCGGCGCTCGCACCTGGGCCTGCCCCATAAAGCGATAAACCCAAAAGCTAAATTCTCTCAATGACCGGGACGGCAGCTTCACCACATAGTCCACATACTCAGTTTTGCGATTGAGCGAGCCGGGGGGATAAGGCTCAATCTGCTGGCTGGGGTGCCGTAGGGGGCCTTCAGCGATAAACCCCATCACCTGTGGAAAGAATCTCACCCTGACCTCAACCAGGTCTAGTTGACCCAAGAGCTCTTGCTGTTGTGCTTCGGGATCGCCGAGAAATAGCCCCCACCCGTTTTCTAACAGCTCGTGGGCTAACCTTAGATTTCGACGCTGAGTGGTCAGACTACGGCCTCGGGGGTCAAGGATAGTGCATCGGTCTTCTAACCGGTCAATACGTGAAATGGCCAGGTGACCATTGTCGCAGGTCTGATGAATGAGGTACCAAGCGATATCGTAATAGAGCAACTGTAGGGGCCAGACATCAAAGGACTCGGCTTTATTTTCAAACCAGGGGCTAGCCTTACGGTGTAACCGAATTTTCTGGCCTTTGGTGATTGCAGATTCAACGGTATCCAAACAATCGAAGAGGTTGCGATCGCCAAAAGCTTCGGCAATTTTAACTGGGTCAGTTTCTACAATAGAGCGGTTGAGCTGTGCCCGCACCGGGTAAAACAACTGCTCTTTAGACTCAATTCCCTTCAGTCGGCGGATGAGACGGTTGTAGAGTTCCTGAGTTTGCACATCTCTCTGGTACTCAGCTTGGGAGTGGAGGGCGTTGAGGGCTGCCGTTAGCTCTGGTTCGCCCATGACTCCAGTGCCCAGAAAATAACCCCAGCGGTACATCTGCTTCCCCAAAATGCCTATGGAACGCAGAAATGCCAGATCCTTGTGAATGCTGTGAGTGGAACACTTAATCGTGACGCCTTCTTGCTGAGCAACTGCTAGCAGGTAGGCTTGAACCTCTTCAAGAGCGTTATGGTGCTTATCGGGTTGTTCAGCCTTGTCTAGATGCCCAACGCCAGGGTGTCGCAGCAGCGTGGCAATTAAGAGCATTAACCGCGTGAAGGCACCGTCATTAAAATACTTAGACTGTGGCGACTGCGACTGTTTTGTAGGCATGCTATTGTCGTTTGCTCTAAAGCCAGTATTTGAACCTTAGCCTAGTCAGCCCGCATAACAAGCAATCTTTATGCTTCACAGGGGGATCTGCCTAATTTTCTTTAATACTGGCAATAGTTAGCCGCATTTGCTCCGGTTTGGGTAGGCTTGTGGAGAAGAAAGTAAAGATAACCCAGGCTATGTCCCATGCTTAGTAACGGGGCACCCTGACAAAGTAACCAGTTTTTTGCACCTAGGAAACCATGGCTGGCTCTAGCGAAGCAGATGCGCGAATAGCAGTAGACCAGCGCCTTCGAGAAGCAGGTTGGGACTTAGCGGATAAGCTTCAAGTGCGCACTGAGGTTACCATCAGCGATTTAGGGCCTGCCGTGGTACGCGAGGCAGGGGGCGACTATTTGGGTAAAGCGTCTGTCAGGGGGCGCGGCAGAGCTGACTACGTACTGTGTGATCAACGGGGTCGAGCCTTAGCGGTAATTGAAGCTAAGCGTCAAGCATTTGAGCCCTACCAGGCTAAGCAGCAAGCGTTGCCCTACGCCCAGGCCATTGGTGCGCCTTTCATCTTCCTGAGCAATGGGGAGCTGATTTATTTCTGGGACTATCAAAACGACGATGCTCGGGTTGTTGATTCTTTCTTTTCTCAGCGAGATTTAGAGCGGTTGGTGGAGATGCGATCGCACCGCCAGCCTTTGGCCACTATCGAAATTCCTAGCTACTACCTCAGCCAGGGGGAGACCCATGAGGTGCGCCCATATCAGCAAGACACCATGCGAGCTATGGATCAAGCGCTTGAACTGGGCAAGCGGCGGTTCTTAATTGAGTTGCCCACAGGCACCGGCAAAACCGACTTGATCTGTTTGCAGCTAAAGCGCCTCATTCAGGCAGGCTATGCCGAAAAAATTCTGTTTTTGGTTGATCGCGAACAGCTGGCGAAACAGGCCATTGGTGCCCTGCAAGATCTATTGGGCGAATACGGCAGCTACTGGCTCAAGCCAGGTGTAGTGCGGCAAGAAAAACAGATCACCGTTTGTCTACTGCAAACGATGATTAGTCGATACAAAGAGTTCACCAGCGGCTATTTCGATGTGGTCGTGGCAGACGAATGCCACCGCTCGATCTACGGGGTCTGGCAGAAGTCGCTGACCCACTTTGACGCTTTCCACATAGGCCTGACCGCTACCCCGGCAGACTATATCGAGCGCAACACCTTTGAGTTTTACCAGTGTGTCAATGAGAAGCCCGATTTTGCCTATCCCATTCAAGAAGCTTTTGCCAAGGGCTACCTGGTGCCCTACCGCTTTGTCACTGGCATTACAACGCTGATTGCAGAGGGAGCTGAGGTAGATGAGGTTGACTATGACCCCTCTGGCTTTGAGCGGAAGTGGACGAATGAAGACACGAACCGCAAGATGATGCAGGAATTTGACCGGCTTGCCTGGGAGAATTACCAAGATTCAGCACCTGGTCAAGCTGTGGGGCCGGGTAAGACCATTGTGTTTGCGATCACTAAGCACCACGCCAGCCGATTGACGCGCTATCTAAATGATCTACACCCAGAGCACAACGGCCAATATGCCGAGGTGATTACGAGCGATGTTGCCAGTGCCGATGAGCTAATTCGTCGATTTAAATACGAGACTTACCCTCAGGTGGCGGTGAGCGTTGACATGCTCAATACCGGCTTTAACTGCCGCGAGGTACTGCATTTGGTTATGTGTCGCCCCATTCGCAGCCCTATTTTGTATCAGCAGATTCGAGGTAGGGGCACCCGCATTGCGCCCAAAATTGATAAGCAGCAGTTTGTAATCTACGACTTCTTTAGCAACCATCAGTATTTCAACGACAGCGATACCGAGATTTTTGCTGGGCCAGGTACCGGTAGTGGCTCTAGTGGTGGTGGCAGACCCCGTAACAGCCGATCATCCATTGAACTGGTCGAGCTAGGGCTGGCTGACCACTGGCAGGAGGTGGTTCGATACATCGAAATTGGCCCCGAAGGAGAGAGGGTCGATAAACGGGACTATGTGGAGCAATGGGAAACCATCATTCGATCGCAGCTCGATATTGACCCCATTCTTCAAAAGATTCGCAACAATGAGTTGCTGACTGAGGCAGAAGAAGAACAGCTCACCAGCCACCTCAATAGCTATCAACTCTACTTCAACCAAGAGAACCTGCGGAAAGCCTACCGCGATCGCGACCTTACTAAGAGCTTAGTGGACTTTATCAAAGTGGCGCTGGGCACCGCCAAAGTCAAAACCCGCGACCAGGTCTTAGATGAGAACTTTCGGGCCTGGCTGGTGTCGCGAGCCTTCTCGCCAGAGCAGGCTATTTATCTATCGACGTTAAAGAATCGGGCGATCGCCAAGGGCCGTCTAGAGATGGCCGACCTCTTTCAGCCCCCGCTCTCAGTGCTTGATGCCGCTAGTCAGGGAATTCTACTATTTGGGGAAGAGGGTTTACAGAACATTTTCGATGAGTTTAACCGAGCCATCTTTCCAGACAGAGCAGTAAGTTAGACACTATTGCAGATTCAAAATGTGTTTAGTTATATCGAACCAAATTTATGAGCTTATTTGAAATTGTTAATGAACTAAAAACTGATCAGCTTGTGTCGGTATCAAACACCCTTGGGATTGAAAAAAGCAAGAAAGATGGAGATTTTACTGAAGCGGCAAAAAGAACTCATCTTAAAAGATATATAAAGCTTAAACTGACAGAATTTTATCGCTTCAAGCAAGAAGGAGAGTTTTATGGGTCTTATCAAATCCTTGCTCTCTGGAGAGATTATACGCTTAAGATTTTCAAGAAGAAAAAAGTAAAGCCAGAGAATAAGGCCAGGCAAGAAAGTATTATTGATGAGCTTGAAAGGTTGACCTCTCGTGATGATCTAAATGACTCTGATCGAGTAGTTAGCATCGTTCGAGACATTTTACTTCTTCTCTGGGAAGAATCTAGCAAAAAGGAAAAAGAGAAGTTTATAGATATAGTAAAAAAAGAACTAGAAAAACACAATCTAAAATTTACAGAAGATCAACTTAAAAAGTCGATGCACTTTTTGCTAGTGGGCGGGATTGGCGGAGTTGCTCCGGTTGCAGTGCCCTTAGTAGCAGGTGTTATGCTTCAACAGCTTACAAAGGGTTTCATGGGTTGGTTGCTTGTAAGTGTTATGGGCCAAAAAGCCCTTCAAGTCGCTGTGCTTGGAGCAATAGCTGGACCTGTTGGTTTGGGAATTGCCCTTGGCACTGGTGGACTCAGTATTGCCCTTTCAATACTGAAGTTTAAACGTAAACAAGATAAGCTTCGCTTTGTACAAGCTGTTTTATCCATTTATGCTTATCGATATCAAAATCAAGTTGAACAGAGGAGAAAAGTTAGTTAAATGAGCTATCAATATTTACTTCAATTACCTCAACATCTAGAACCTGCTTTGAAGGCAGGCAAGATCTTTGTGGAAAGCGGGGTTGCCAGGGACATTAGCAATAAAGCTATAGTCGCTCATCTTGAAATGGTTGCACCTCAAGCGATAGGTGCCCTTGGCATGTCAAATCCGTATGCAGCTCTAGCCGGCATAGCACTCAAAACAGTAAGCGACACAAGCAAGCTAAACAAAATAATCAGTCTCACCCAAGAAATAAAGATGCTAAGTACTGTTAACTTAGCTATTTCAGGTGTAACTCTAGGGGTAGTCGTTGCTGGTTTCGCTATAGTTTTGCATAAGTTAAATAAGATTGATAAGAAGCTAGACAAAATCAGCCTTCAAATTCAAGCATTGGATGTGAAAGTTTCTGATCTTGTGAAAAATGAGACGAGCAAGCTCATAGCCGATGTAAAGCGCTATGTCAAACACTGTATTACGCTGATTCATCAGTTAGAGGATTTGGGTTGGAGTGAGCATTTGGATACTGAAACATCAAAGCTTCTTGACAACATTGAGGTTTTGGTGGAGAGAATCCTTGGCAAATATCTTGACCGGGATGGCATCAATGTTTCTCTTGAACTCGCCCAATGCCTACAAGGTGCATATGCCAACTTACTCAAAGCATATTTAACAAAACGCTACTTGCAGCAGAAAAGTCTCGATTATCCGGCTTTGAGGCTTCAAACCTTAATCAGTTTCTCGCAACAACTTTGTGCCCCAGAGCTTTTAGATGAGCTTTACGAGGAATACTTGGTCAGCAAAGAACACCGATTTAGCGAGGCGGAGATTGATATTATTTTGGCTCTTTACCGATACGGTTGTCAGCAGACAAGCAATAACGTCAACGTTCACTATGAAATCCTGAAGACAACCCCAGTCAGACAGTTCAAGGGCTGGCAGAAGTTGCTGAAGGCTAGTGACCAACCGCTAATTTGGCTTGAGCATCGGTCTTAACTGTAGAATTGCACCACAAATGACAAGGGTAGACCATGGATCAGGACATCCGCCGCAAGCTAAACCAGATCACCGATACCCTGTGGGCGGGCGGCGTCACTAACCCTGTCACTTACATTGAGCAGCTTTCTTACCTGATCTACTTAAAGCTGCTGGATGAGGAGGAATCGAGCCGTGAGCTTCAGGTTCGGTTGGGCGGGGCCAGCAAGCTACTGTTTGATAAACAGGCTGAGCGCTATCGCTGGTCGAAATGGCGGTTCAAGAGCGGTACCGATCTGCGCGACTTTTTGCGCGATGAAGTGTTTCCCTATATGGCGTCTTTGGTAAAGGATGCACCTAGGGTAGCGGACTACTTTCGGGATGCTGTCTTAGAAATTGTGGACCCTAACGTGCTGAAGGAGGTAATCGACGAGCTAGATAGCCTCAACTTTCAGAAAATGGGGCCAGATGTAAAGGGAGACATCTTTGAATATTTGCTTACCCACCTGGGGCAGTCGGCCTTAAATGGTCAGTTCCGTACCCCTCGGCAGATTCGAGCGTTCATGGTGGAAATGGTGGATCCTGACTTTGGCGACACCATTTGTGACTTGTCCTGCGGGACAGCGGGCTTTTTGATTGATTCGGTAGATTACTTGCTGGCTAAGTACAGCGAAAAACCGATTGAAATACCCATCTACGGCGAAGACTGGCTAGAGAAGCGAGGCCAAACCCTGGCGGAAGCTAAGCAAGCGATTCCTAACCTGCAAACCTACCGGAAGGGCATGGGAGATAAGCTCCCCAACTGGGAGATGCTGGAACAGTCGATCTACGGGTACGACGTCTCTCGCCAGATGATGCGGATTGCGATGATGAACCTGGTGCTGCACAACATCCCCAATGCCCGGTTGAAGCGGGCGAATGTGCTGTCTGACCAGGGCGGGCTGACAGAGGATGACCTGCACCGCCGCTATAAGGTCATGCTGGCCAATCCGCCCTTTGCTGGGCAACTGCCAAAAGACTCTATTCGTGGCGATTTGCCCACCAACTCTAAAAAGAGCGAGCTGCTGTTTTTGGGCGCGATGATGCAGTCGTTGGCTCCTGGGGGTCGCTGCGCCATTGTGGTGCCTGAGGGGGTGTTGTTTGGCTCTACCAAGGCCCACACAGACCTGCGGCGCAAGCTGGTGGAAGAGTTTAACCTACTGGCGGTAGTGTCGTTACCGGCGGGGGTGTTTAAGCCCTACACGGGGGTGAAAACGGCGGTGCTGGTATTTCGCAGCCCCTCTGAGGGTAGCCAGCAGGTGACAGGCAAGGTCTGGTTTTATGAGGTGAAAAACGACGGCTTTGACCCTGACAA is a window from the Leptolyngbya subtilissima AS-A7 genome containing:
- a CDS encoding helix-turn-helix transcriptional regulator yields the protein MPTKQSQSPQSKYFNDGAFTRLMLLIATLLRHPGVGHLDKAEQPDKHHNALEEVQAYLLAVAQQEGVTIKCSTHSIHKDLAFLRSIGILGKQMYRWGYFLGTGVMGEPELTAALNALHSQAEYQRDVQTQELYNRLIRRLKGIESKEQLFYPVRAQLNRSIVETDPVKIAEAFGDRNLFDCLDTVESAITKGQKIRLHRKASPWFENKAESFDVWPLQLLYYDIAWYLIHQTCDNGHLAISRIDRLEDRCTILDPRGRSLTTQRRNLRLAHELLENGWGLFLGDPEAQQQELLGQLDLVEVRVRFFPQVMGFIAEGPLRHPSQQIEPYPPGSLNRKTEYVDYVVKLPSRSLREFSFWVYRFMGQAQVRAPEYLVEQHQQAVQQQVKLYSELG
- a CDS encoding type I restriction endonuclease subunit R, giving the protein MAGSSEADARIAVDQRLREAGWDLADKLQVRTEVTISDLGPAVVREAGGDYLGKASVRGRGRADYVLCDQRGRALAVIEAKRQAFEPYQAKQQALPYAQAIGAPFIFLSNGELIYFWDYQNDDARVVDSFFSQRDLERLVEMRSHRQPLATIEIPSYYLSQGETHEVRPYQQDTMRAMDQALELGKRRFLIELPTGTGKTDLICLQLKRLIQAGYAEKILFLVDREQLAKQAIGALQDLLGEYGSYWLKPGVVRQEKQITVCLLQTMISRYKEFTSGYFDVVVADECHRSIYGVWQKSLTHFDAFHIGLTATPADYIERNTFEFYQCVNEKPDFAYPIQEAFAKGYLVPYRFVTGITTLIAEGAEVDEVDYDPSGFERKWTNEDTNRKMMQEFDRLAWENYQDSAPGQAVGPGKTIVFAITKHHASRLTRYLNDLHPEHNGQYAEVITSDVASADELIRRFKYETYPQVAVSVDMLNTGFNCREVLHLVMCRPIRSPILYQQIRGRGTRIAPKIDKQQFVIYDFFSNHQYFNDSDTEIFAGPGTGSGSSGGGRPRNSRSSIELVELGLADHWQEVVRYIEIGPEGERVDKRDYVEQWETIIRSQLDIDPILQKIRNNELLTEAEEEQLTSHLNSYQLYFNQENLRKAYRDRDLTKSLVDFIKVALGTAKVKTRDQVLDENFRAWLVSRAFSPEQAIYLSTLKNRAIAKGRLEMADLFQPPLSVLDAASQGILLFGEEGLQNIFDEFNRAIFPDRAVS
- a CDS encoding type I restriction-modification system subunit M, whose product is MDQDIRRKLNQITDTLWAGGVTNPVTYIEQLSYLIYLKLLDEEESSRELQVRLGGASKLLFDKQAERYRWSKWRFKSGTDLRDFLRDEVFPYMASLVKDAPRVADYFRDAVLEIVDPNVLKEVIDELDSLNFQKMGPDVKGDIFEYLLTHLGQSALNGQFRTPRQIRAFMVEMVDPDFGDTICDLSCGTAGFLIDSVDYLLAKYSEKPIEIPIYGEDWLEKRGQTLAEAKQAIPNLQTYRKGMGDKLPNWEMLEQSIYGYDVSRQMMRIAMMNLVLHNIPNARLKRANVLSDQGGLTEDDLHRRYKVMLANPPFAGQLPKDSIRGDLPTNSKKSELLFLGAMMQSLAPGGRCAIVVPEGVLFGSTKAHTDLRRKLVEEFNLLAVVSLPAGVFKPYTGVKTAVLVFRSPSEGSQQVTGKVWFYEVKNDGFDPDKITGGGRPETPNANDIPELLSQWKTYKRSGFKEPPGIEGGTLLEAGSTEPKCWWAELSTIEENDYNLAAGRYKPQVAEAVSDDDPAELIREVLEIEKEITMGLTKLLKEVEPAG